Below is a window of Entelurus aequoreus isolate RoL-2023_Sb unplaced genomic scaffold, RoL_Eaeq_v1.1 HiC_scaffold_164, whole genome shotgun sequence DNA.
CACACAGCACAGCCCAGTGCCTTCGACGCCAACAGCCCTCACATCCAGGTGGAACACGATAAAAAACGTCGGCAGTTTGTCATAAGACTGAACGGTATGTAAAATGTGTGCTAAGTAGTGGTGGTTAGCTTGTGGCTAATGCTAGCCTACGGCTAAGTTGACTTGCTTTGCTCGCCTATCGTTAATATAAGACACTGGTGGTTCAATGATTATGTATTTGTATCAATCATTTAATGGGACATGATGTTAGGAAGGGGattaaacaaagatgctgaacttgGATCATGTAGGTCAGATTCTCCTCGCTGAtcattgcttgtattccgacacgtgacttcttcccggaagtgaaaagcagtggtggtcaaacaagccaagatggctgctgttgtacagcaagcagtgtgcgaactatctgagtacaaaataggcttaaatcttcctgcaaaaatccAACTGTGCAATGGAATATATCCTATActttattacaaaaatatttgtcGAGTGATGGCGTTCCCAGAAATCTGGAACTATCATCATTCTACACCACAAAACCGATGAAAACTTgtaaaaagcatggaggtctacaacttctttgtgtgtgcctGGGTCAATGACATTGCTATCAAcactctcctggataaatatgtATCGTTTTTGTAAGGGTAAGGTTGTATTTCATGGTTTAACTCTGCGACTACTGccatggttgttgttgttgttgcacgcatCGTTTACGAGTAATgtgttttccccgtctttatcaaaatataactatagatgtcaacattgtgtatgtgcttaaatatttatttatgattgtttaacaaaatataactatagatgtcaacattgtgtatgtgcttaaatatttatttatgattgtttatcaaaatataactatagatgtcaacattgtgtacatgctgaaatatttatttatgattgtttaacaaaatataactatagatgtcaacattgtgtatgtgcttaaatatttatttatgattgtttaacaaaatataactatagatgtcaacattgtgtatgtgcttaaatatttatttatgattgtttaacaaaatataactatagatgtcaacattgtgtatgtgcttaaatatttatttatgattgtttaacaaaatataactatagatgtcaacattgtgtatgtgcttaaatatttatttatgattgtttaacaaaatataactatagatgtcaacattgtgtatgtgcttaaatatttatttatgattgtttaacaaaatataactatagatgtcaacattgtgtatgtgcttaaatatttatttatgattgtttatcaaaatataactatagatgtcaacattgtgtatgtgcttaaatatttatttatgattgtttaacaaaatataactatagatgtcaacattgtgtatgtgcttaaatatttatttatgattgtttatcaaaatataactatggatgtcaacattgtgtatgtgcttaaatatttatttatgattgtttatcaaaatataattatagatgtcaacattgtgtatgtgcttaaatatttatttatgattgtttatcaaaatataattatagatgtcaacattgtgtatgtgcttaaatatttatttatgattgtttatcaaaatataactatagatgtcaacattgtgtatgtgcttaaatatttatttattattgtttatcaaaatataactatagatgtcaacattgtgtatgtgctgaaagattcatttatgattgtttaacaaaatataactatagatgtcaacattgtgtatgtgcttaaagattcatttatgattgttgtctttggggaaaacttaactcttttaagttttgctcacatttgatttcttttatttggactcgcTGAGTCGGTGCTTTTccaaacactcgtagcaaacatgtGGAGTACAATTTGAAtgtaaataatatcaagataatgcctaaatgggaaataataaaggttaaaagtatatcaaacaaacctttaacaaagtaaactcatgcattcttccaCCCTGcttccttggactggagtgtgtgctGCTTTTCTTGGCcttgttttgtaaaatcttgcactctttcaaTCTTCTTGATTgcttctcgaggaactctgaagaaacgtttatccttttcgtgATTTGAACGGTTCTTACAGctgtaaacaacacaaaaatagggcattttttcttggagaaaggctaaatggcgcccagtagccattgagaacagagctagcttgaccacacGTCCCGACCATTAAATATGCGTGacggtcaagctagctctgttcctAATGGGTACTAGTTCTGCCAAGTCAAACCATAGGTAGATGTTgacatatttacagtaaatgcaTTGGGCATCTAGCTAACTATTCCAGGGTTGTCACCATTCCAGATTTTTAATAGTCCTTACTAAGGTTGGGTACTaaattctgtacttttataggcaccgaccgaATTCTGTCTGTATGAACGGGTTTCGATTCACGTCAAATTCTTTGTTCCCGCTTATATTTGATGAGACACCTGGACTGGCTAAATCTAAGTGGATCACTCCTGACTTCCCTTCCCTCAGGGTCCCACGATCGGGCAGTTCTTCTCTATGAATACGTGGGGAAGAAGACTGTGGACTTGCAACACACTGAAGTTCCGGATGCTTACAGAGGGAGAGGGATCGCCAAACACCTAGCAAAGGTAAAGTTAAAGGATCCATAGCTTCCACATGACTGAAATGTCACCATCTTTACACATTTTTTTGCTCCTAAAAAGGAATCCGGCAGTTATTACCCCtaatatcaatttgtttttgaTCACTAACTGTGTTTGGAATCCCCCCTCTGATAGGCGGTACAAATCACTGTACAGACCCTTTCCGAAAAAGGAGAATATCatggaaaagtgtatttatttccatAATTCCATTCAAAACATTCAACTTCCATAGATTATAGATTCAGGGCCCACAACTTCAACAATTTCAAGTTTGGGCCTCCAACTCACAAAAACAGGATATCAAAAAATGAGAATACTGTGAAGAAGTCAGGGCAAATGTGACAAGACATGAGTGTTTTGGACTGGGTGTCACACGCTACTCACCTACTAAACTCAAAGCACCTGCACAGCTTGTCATTACATTGCTTGACTTTGGTTCTTAGTTAGGATCAATATGTGGAAGACTTGACAAGTGTCCAGAAGACCACCATTGAGACCCTCCATAGGAGGTAAGTTCCTTGCTAAGAAGCTTCACAGAGTGCTGTGCCCAACATATCAATGGAAGTCTAGTGGAAGACCACCATTGAGACCCTCCATAGGAGGTAAGTTCCTATCTAAGGAGCTTCACAGAGTGCTGTGTCCAACATATCAATGGAAATCTAGTGGAAGACCATCATTGAGACCCTCCATAGGAGGTAAGTTCCTAGCTAAGGAGCTTCACAGAGTGCTGTGTCCAACATATCAATGGAAGTCTAGTGGAAGACCATCATTGAGACCCTCCATAGGAGGTAAGTTCCTAGCTAAGGAGCTTCACAGAGTGCTGTGCCCAACATATCAATGAAAGTCTAGTGGAAGACCATCATTGAGACCCTCCATAGGAGGTAAGTTCCTATCTAAGGAGCTTCACAGAGTGCTGTGTCCAACATATCAATGGAAATCTAGTGGAAGACCATCATTGAGACCCTCCATAGGAGGTAAGTTCCTATCTAAGGAGCTTCACAGAGTGCTGTGTCCAACATATCAATGGAAATCTAGTGGAAGACCATCATTGAGACCCTCCATAGGAGGTAAGTTCCTATCTAAGGAGCTTCACAGAGTGCTGTGTCCAACATATCAATGGAAGTCTAGTGGAAGACCATCATTGAGACCCTCCATAGGAGGTAAGTTCCTAGCTAAGGAGCTTCACAGAGTGCTGTGTCCAACATATCAATGGAAGTCTAGTGGAAGACCATCATTGAGACCCTCCATAGGAGGTAAGTTCCTATCTAAGGAGCTTCACAGAGTGCTGTGTCCAACATATCAATGAAAGTCTAGTGGAAGACCATCATTGAGACCCTCCATAGGAGGTAAGTTCCTATC
It encodes the following:
- the LOC133645479 gene encoding protein NATD1-like, with the translated sequence MAHTAQPSAFDANSPHIQVEHDKKRRQFVIRLNGSHDRAVLLYEYVGKKTVDLQHTEVPDAYRGRGIAKHLAKAAMDFVVEEDLKAHLTCWYIQKYVKENPQPQYFEHIYQ